The Streptococcus pantholopis genome has a segment encoding these proteins:
- a CDS encoding PTS glucitol/sorbitol transporter subunit IIC: MHYITDFAEGFMNLFTLGGENFIGWMTSIVPVVLMLLVAMNAIIALIGEERMNKLGELSAKNPLTRYMILPFIAAFMLGNPMAMSMGRFLPEYYKPSFIAAQMQFCHTSNGVFPHINPGELFVWMGIASGIKTLGLNEMELAIRYLLVGLIMNFVGGWVTDFTTAFVAKQQGVTLSKTVEL; encoded by the coding sequence ATGCATTATATTACAGATTTTGCTGAAGGCTTTATGAATCTCTTCACGCTGGGCGGAGAGAACTTTATCGGCTGGATGACCAGTATTGTACCGGTTGTTCTTATGCTACTTGTTGCCATGAATGCGATTATCGCTTTAATCGGTGAAGAAAGGATGAATAAGCTGGGAGAACTATCAGCTAAGAATCCACTGACTCGATATATGATTTTGCCCTTTATAGCTGCTTTTATGCTGGGGAACCCGATGGCTATGAGTATGGGACGTTTCCTGCCTGAATATTATAAACCCAGCTTTATTGCAGCTCAAATGCAGTTCTGCCACACTTCAAATGGTGTTTTCCCCCATATTAATCCAGGGGAACTGTTTGTTTGGATGGGTATTGCCTCAGGTATTAAAACCTTAGGTCTGAATGAAATGGAATTAGCGATTCGTTATCTTTTGGTTGGTTTGATTATGAATTTTGTCGGCGGCTGGGTGACAGACTTTACGACCGCCTTTGTAGCCAAACAGCAGGGTGTGACTCTGAGTAAAACGGTTGAACTATAA
- a CDS encoding transcriptional regulator GutM, producing the protein MNPIITLGLLITTAYIIQIFLGLRQIKHFNQVYTAMRRQGRVAIGRRAGKIRSGTIVLFAIDKTGKVLDAKRMQGVTIAAHFKPMPAYIGQDIHYFDRYNPLVRQENKLLQTAIEDAREIFLRTEAGNYEETPQPAPLSNLADQVKLLPAQLKLHLKNKKRSG; encoded by the coding sequence ATGAATCCAATCATTACCTTAGGATTATTGATTACGACAGCCTATATTATCCAAATTTTTCTTGGTTTGAGACAGATTAAGCATTTTAATCAGGTTTATACAGCTATGCGGCGCCAAGGGCGCGTGGCTATCGGACGCCGGGCCGGTAAAATAAGATCAGGCACTATTGTCCTCTTTGCTATTGATAAAACAGGCAAGGTACTGGATGCTAAAAGGATGCAGGGGGTGACAATCGCTGCACACTTCAAACCAATGCCGGCTTATATTGGCCAGGATATCCACTATTTTGACCGTTACAACCCGCTTGTCCGGCAGGAAAATAAACTGCTGCAGACAGCTATTGAAGATGCACGGGAAATCTTTTTGAGGACAGAAGCTGGTAATTATGAAGAAACACCTCAGCCGGCACCGCTGTCCAATTTAGCGGATCAGGTTAAATTACTGCCGGCGCAGCTAAAATTACATTTAAAAAATAAAAAAAGATCGGGCTAA